A single window of Synechococcus sp. C9 DNA harbors:
- the rimM gene encoding ribosome maturation factor RimM (Essential for efficient processing of 16S rRNA), producing MREIGRILSPHGLRGEVKVLCLSDFPERFTQPGQRWYSLPHQPDYYPLTLVRSRPVPGKNLYIVQFQELPDCDQAGALRGATLWVEAANRPPLAPDEFYVPDLIGLTAWQGGEPLGQITGVIPAGNDLLEITTPTGRVHWVPFVRELVPQVDVDQGRLELRLPPGLLELNHPQSKTPGFA from the coding sequence ATGAGGGAAATTGGGCGCATTTTATCCCCCCACGGCCTGCGGGGCGAGGTGAAAGTATTGTGTTTAAGCGACTTTCCCGAACGGTTCACCCAGCCGGGTCAACGCTGGTATTCCCTGCCCCACCAACCGGATTATTACCCCCTCACCCTGGTGCGCTCCCGGCCGGTACCGGGGAAAAATCTCTACATTGTCCAGTTTCAAGAATTGCCAGACTGCGACCAAGCAGGGGCATTGCGGGGGGCAACCCTGTGGGTGGAAGCGGCAAACCGTCCCCCCTTAGCGCCGGATGAATTTTATGTGCCGGATTTGATCGGGCTGACCGCCTGGCAGGGGGGGGAACCCCTGGGGCAGATTACGGGAGTGATCCCGGCGGGGAATGATTTGCTGGAGATCACCACCCCCACGGGGCGGGTGCATTGGGTGCCCTTTGTGCGGGAACTGGTGCCCCAGGTGGATGTGGACCAGGGGCGGCTGGAATTGCGTTTGCCCCCAGGGTTACTGGAATTAAACCATCCCCAATCCAAAACCCCAGGATTTGCGTAG
- a CDS encoding CHAT domain-containing protein, with product MKRRHALALFGLGLTSTLALPHRTFAQEVIDLDPRTLGFDPVDKMENLWKNQYAPQLQMDFTAPMLNQQQVGEDLQAVVNLKNQRTGLIYLVPRPTDLELLLVLPGGGSVVKLVTEAVPGVLQPTVETFLREIRDPRKVGTQSYLASAQKLYQWMIAPLEPTLKAERINAVIFCAGPGLRTLPFAALHSGEQFLIEQYAVGRMPAYSLTNQDHTRLANLRILAMGASEFRNQAPLPAVPVELATITTQLWSGNQFLNEAFTIEQLQDQKLQNRYNVVHLATHADFRPGAINNSYIQFWDRPLRLNQLAQMPWNNLDLLVLSACRTAVGDKGAEMGFAGVAAKAGVKSVLASLWYVSDQGTLALMTEFYRQMRDAPIKITALQRAQVALLRNQVSFRDGELVRAGQRGGISLPPALNFAGERTLSHPYYWAAFTLVGNPW from the coding sequence ATGAAACGGCGGCACGCACTGGCTCTCTTCGGTTTAGGTTTAACCAGCACCCTGGCGTTGCCCCATCGGACGTTCGCCCAGGAGGTGATTGACCTCGACCCCCGCACCCTGGGGTTTGACCCGGTGGACAAGATGGAAAACCTCTGGAAAAACCAGTACGCCCCCCAGTTGCAGATGGACTTTACCGCCCCGATGCTCAACCAACAGCAGGTGGGGGAGGATTTGCAGGCGGTGGTGAACCTGAAAAACCAACGGACGGGACTCATTTATCTCGTACCCCGCCCGACGGATTTGGAACTTTTGCTGGTGCTACCGGGGGGTGGCTCGGTGGTGAAATTGGTCACCGAAGCCGTGCCTGGGGTGTTGCAACCCACGGTGGAGACTTTTTTGCGGGAAATCCGTGACCCCCGTAAAGTCGGCACCCAGAGCTACCTCGCCTCGGCGCAAAAACTGTACCAATGGATGATCGCCCCCCTGGAACCCACCCTCAAGGCGGAGCGGATCAATGCGGTCATTTTCTGCGCTGGACCGGGACTCCGCACCCTGCCCTTTGCCGCCCTGCACAGTGGCGAGCAGTTTTTAATTGAACAATACGCCGTTGGTCGGATGCCCGCCTACAGCCTCACCAACCAGGATCACACCCGCTTGGCTAATTTACGCATCCTGGCGATGGGTGCTTCCGAGTTTCGCAACCAAGCCCCCCTGCCCGCCGTGCCTGTGGAATTGGCGACCATTACCACCCAACTCTGGTCAGGAAATCAGTTCTTGAACGAAGCCTTCACCATCGAACAACTGCAAGACCAAAAATTGCAGAACCGTTACAACGTGGTGCATCTGGCGACCCATGCGGATTTTCGCCCCGGGGCGATCAACAATTCCTATATTCAGTTTTGGGACCGTCCCCTGCGCTTGAACCAACTGGCGCAAATGCCCTGGAATAATTTAGACCTGCTGGTGCTGAGTGCCTGCCGCACCGCCGTCGGGGACAAGGGGGCAGAGATGGGGTTTGCCGGGGTGGCCGCCAAAGCCGGGGTCAAGTCCGTCCTGGCCAGCCTCTGGTATGTGAGCGATCAAGGCACGTTAGCCCTGATGACTGAATTTTACCGGCAGATGCGGGATGCCCCCATCAAAATCACCGCCCTCCAACGGGCGCAGGTGGCGTTACTCCGCAATCAGGTCAGCTTCCGGGATGGGGAACTGGTACGGGCGGGACAACGGGGGGGCATCAGCTTACCGCCAGCGCTGAATTTTGCCGGGGAACGCACCCTCAGCCATCCCTACTACTGGGCGGCGTTTACTTTGGTGGGAAATCCCTGGTAA
- a CDS encoding NYN domain-containing protein, whose product MTYRHVCLSIFVDGNNMFYAQQKNGWFFDPKRVLDYFTREPEVQLINAFWYTGIKDYSDQRGFRDALINLGYTVRVKLLKEFYDEHSNRYFQKANLDIEIVVDMFNTVEQYNRVVLFSGDGDFDRAVELLRSKNTHIIVVSTEGMIARELRNAADRYIDLNELRPYIEKVDAHPLRPEFPLTRSSVLTE is encoded by the coding sequence ATGACTTATCGCCATGTGTGTCTTTCCATCTTTGTAGATGGGAATAATATGTTTTATGCCCAGCAGAAGAATGGTTGGTTTTTTGACCCCAAACGGGTGCTGGATTACTTTACCCGGGAGCCGGAAGTGCAATTGATCAATGCCTTTTGGTACACGGGGATCAAGGACTACAGCGACCAACGGGGGTTTCGGGATGCCCTGATCAACTTGGGCTATACGGTGCGGGTGAAACTGCTCAAGGAGTTTTACGACGAACATTCCAACCGTTATTTTCAAAAAGCCAACTTGGATATTGAAATCGTGGTGGATATGTTCAACACCGTAGAGCAGTACAACCGGGTGGTGCTCTTCAGCGGCGATGGGGATTTTGACCGGGCGGTGGAATTGCTCCGCTCCAAAAATACCCACATTATCGTGGTGTCCACGGAGGGGATGATCGCCCGGGAGTTACGCAATGCCGCTGACCGGTATATTGACCTGAATGAATTGCGCCCCTACATCGAAAAGGTGGACGCCCACCCCCTGCGCCCGGAATTTCCCCTCACCCGTAGCTCGGTACTGACGGAATGA
- a CDS encoding D-alanine--D-alanine ligase family protein, which produces MIRVGLLFGGQSAEHEISVQSARNILAALAPERYEVVPIGITRQGQWWLADPEWLTQASPQKLPPFERGITPVGVLPGQGLVQFRKHQWEPLPLAVVFPVLHGPRGEDGTVQGLLTLAGLPFVGAGVLGSALGMDKEVMKRLLTQAGLAVGAYHCYRRGQAVDVARVVGELGLPLFVKPANMGSSVGVTQVCTAEELLPALAKAWQYDPKALVEQAIPGREIECAILDGDPPQASVPGEIIPQHDFYSYEAKYLDAQGALLKMPADLTPAEVAQVQALSIQVFQVLECAGLGRVDWFLTPDGQWIVNEMNTIPGFTQISMYPKLWELSGISYGDLVNRLLSLALGT; this is translated from the coding sequence ATGATCCGGGTGGGGTTGCTCTTTGGCGGTCAGTCGGCGGAGCATGAAATCTCGGTGCAGTCGGCTCGCAATATCCTGGCGGCTTTGGCACCGGAGCGTTACGAAGTGGTACCGATTGGGATTACCCGGCAGGGGCAGTGGTGGTTGGCTGACCCGGAATGGCTAACCCAAGCCAGTCCCCAGAAATTGCCACCCTTTGAGCGGGGGATCACGCCGGTGGGGGTTTTGCCGGGGCAAGGGCTGGTGCAATTCCGCAAGCACCAGTGGGAACCCCTCCCCCTGGCGGTGGTGTTTCCCGTCCTGCATGGTCCCCGGGGGGAAGATGGCACGGTTCAGGGACTGCTCACCCTGGCGGGGTTGCCCTTTGTGGGGGCGGGGGTGCTGGGTTCGGCGCTGGGCATGGACAAGGAGGTGATGAAACGCCTGCTGACCCAGGCGGGTTTGGCGGTGGGGGCGTACCACTGTTACCGGCGGGGGCAAGCGGTGGACGTGGCGAGGGTGGTGGGGGAATTGGGCTTACCCCTATTTGTGAAACCCGCTAATATGGGGTCTTCTGTGGGGGTGACCCAGGTGTGTACCGCCGAGGAATTGCTCCCTGCCCTCGCCAAAGCCTGGCAATACGACCCCAAAGCCCTGGTGGAACAGGCGATTCCTGGGCGAGAGATTGAATGTGCGATTTTGGACGGCGACCCCCCCCAGGCGTCCGTGCCGGGTGAAATTATTCCCCAGCATGATTTTTATTCCTACGAGGCGAAATATCTGGATGCCCAGGGGGCGCTCTTAAAAATGCCTGCGGATTTGACCCCGGCGGAGGTGGCGCAGGTGCAAGCCCTGTCCATTCAGGTCTTTCAGGTGTTGGAATGTGCGGGGTTGGGGCGGGTGGACTGGTTTTTGACCCCGGATGGTCAGTGGATTGTGAATGAAATGAACACCATCCCCGGTTTCACCCAGATCAGTATGTACCCCAAACTGTGGGAACTGAGTGGCATCAGCTACGGGGATTTGGTCAACCGGCTGTTGTCCCTAGCCTTGGGAACTTAA
- a CDS encoding M23 family metallopeptidase: MTRMRELLLLFGFWVGQVTPVLALAVQVRPETPQLGDTLEIRIRYEQPDSPDVAPTVVFAGKTYPAFPMQPRLWQALLPTTPLDTPGKKVLRITGEGETRNLAVWIKNRFFPTQRLWLGPASSSLEPTELELNRVREFKALTTPERYWQGAFLRPHPGAVTTGFGVRRYYNGESAQDYYHRGIDYGGTLGSPVVAPAAGQVALVGLVAQGFRLHGNTIGLDHGQGVTSIFLHLSRIDVREGERVRAGQVIGAVGSTGISTAPHLHWGLYVHGQSIDPLPWLQGRFP, from the coding sequence ATGACCAGGATGCGGGAATTGCTATTACTCTTTGGTTTCTGGGTGGGGCAGGTTACGCCGGTACTCGCCTTGGCTGTACAGGTGCGTCCCGAAACCCCGCAATTGGGCGATACCTTGGAAATTCGCATCCGGTATGAACAGCCCGATAGCCCTGACGTAGCCCCCACGGTGGTATTTGCGGGCAAAACTTATCCCGCCTTTCCCATGCAACCCCGATTATGGCAAGCCCTCCTGCCCACCACTCCCTTGGATACCCCCGGCAAAAAGGTATTGAGAATTACCGGCGAAGGGGAGACTCGGAATTTAGCCGTGTGGATCAAAAATCGGTTTTTCCCCACCCAACGGCTCTGGTTGGGACCAGCCAGCAGTAGCCTTGAACCCACGGAACTGGAACTCAACCGGGTGCGGGAATTTAAGGCGTTGACCACCCCGGAACGCTATTGGCAAGGGGCATTTCTGCGACCGCATCCAGGGGCTGTGACCACCGGATTTGGGGTGCGACGGTATTATAATGGCGAATCTGCCCAGGATTATTACCATCGGGGCATTGACTATGGGGGGACGCTGGGTTCCCCGGTGGTGGCTCCGGCGGCGGGGCAGGTGGCTTTGGTGGGGTTGGTTGCCCAGGGCTTTCGCCTGCACGGGAATACCATTGGGCTGGACCACGGACAGGGGGTGACGAGCATTTTTTTGCACCTGAGTCGGATTGATGTGCGGGAAGGGGAACGGGTGCGGGCAGGGCAAGTGATTGGGGCGGTGGGGTCAACCGGGATTTCCACGGCACCCCATTTGCACTGGGGGTTGTATGTCCACGGGCAATCCATTGACCCACTGCCCTGGTTGCAGGGGCGGTTTCCTTGA
- the alaS gene encoding alanine--tRNA ligase — MPLSGDAIRQQFLNFYAQRQHQVLPSASLIPSDPTVLLTIAGMLPFKPVFLGQQTAPAPRVTTAQRCLRTNDIDNVGRTRRHHTFFEMLGNFSFGDYFKAEAIAWAWELVTQGFGLPPEHLAVSVFEQDTETVTLWQEVVGLPPERIQKMGAEDNFWAAGPTGPCGPCSEIYYDFAPQPGAVDLTDDERFVEIYNLVFMELNRDATGNMTPLAHKNIDTGMGLERLARILQNVPSNYETDLIFPLMQQMAEWVNVNYPKASLEQQLSLKIIGDHIRAVVHLIADGVIPSNVRRGYILRRLIRRLVRHGRLLGLRRPFTAELAQTAINLTGSAYPHVAARAVTIQNELHREEQQFLKTLEVGEQLLFDVMAQKSAGISGKVAFDLATTYGFPVELTAEIAAEQGLTVDMAGYEQEMTKHRELSREGQETVDVLAANQWVELAEELGKTVFTGYLNITGTTTVQGILQAGERVSRCDATAGDVLVILQETPFYAESGGQVGDTGILTSPDGTLQFRVTDVQKKADLWVHYGRVEQGELAVGMSVQAQVDRWRRYRTQAHHTATHLLQAALQKLIDPHIAQAGSLVTAERLRFDFNCSRPLTPAELQQLEWQINVWIAEAHPAQVLTLPLAEAKARGAIAMFGEKYSDPVRVIDIPGVSMELCGGTHVTNTAAIGLFKIVAEMGIASGIRRIEAVAGLGVLDYLNQRDTVVKELTDLFKIKPEEITQRVRELQQELKAKTKHIDQLNTQLARYQALQLLNQTETINGYQLLVGQLGQVEGEALKNAAQELLQKLGKGAVVLGSVPATDKVTLVAAFSPEVVQLGLQAGRLVGDLAKRCGGGGGGRPNFAQAGGKDPQGLPQALEKARRELRQKLADPSNK; from the coding sequence ATGCCCCTCAGCGGTGATGCCATCCGGCAACAATTCCTCAATTTTTATGCCCAGCGCCAGCATCAGGTTCTGCCCAGTGCGTCCTTGATTCCCAGCGACCCCACCGTGCTGTTGACCATTGCCGGGATGTTGCCCTTCAAGCCGGTGTTTTTGGGACAGCAGACCGCCCCAGCCCCTCGGGTCACTACGGCGCAACGCTGTTTACGCACCAATGATATTGACAATGTGGGACGCACCCGCCGCCACCACACCTTTTTTGAAATGTTGGGGAATTTCAGCTTTGGCGATTATTTCAAAGCCGAAGCCATCGCCTGGGCGTGGGAACTGGTCACCCAGGGGTTTGGGCTACCCCCGGAACATCTGGCGGTGAGTGTGTTTGAACAGGATACGGAAACCGTGACCCTCTGGCAGGAGGTGGTGGGACTACCCCCGGAACGGATTCAAAAAATGGGTGCGGAGGATAATTTTTGGGCGGCGGGTCCGACGGGCCCCTGTGGTCCCTGCTCGGAAATTTACTACGATTTTGCCCCCCAACCCGGTGCGGTTGACCTCACGGATGACGAACGGTTTGTGGAAATTTACAACCTCGTTTTCATGGAATTGAACCGGGATGCTACTGGGAACATGACCCCCCTGGCGCACAAAAACATTGATACGGGCATGGGGTTGGAACGGTTAGCCCGTATCCTGCAAAATGTCCCCAGCAATTACGAAACGGATTTGATTTTTCCCCTGATGCAACAGATGGCGGAATGGGTGAATGTGAATTATCCCAAAGCCTCTTTAGAACAACAATTATCCTTAAAAATTATCGGGGATCACATCCGGGCGGTGGTGCATTTGATTGCCGATGGGGTGATTCCCAGTAATGTCCGCCGGGGTTACATTTTACGGCGGTTGATCCGCAGGTTGGTACGGCATGGGCGTTTGTTGGGATTGCGTCGTCCGTTTACCGCCGAATTGGCGCAAACTGCTATTAATTTAACTGGCTCTGCCTATCCCCATGTGGCGGCACGGGCAGTAACCATTCAAAATGAATTGCACCGGGAGGAACAGCAATTTTTGAAAACCCTGGAGGTGGGGGAACAATTACTTTTTGATGTCATGGCGCAAAAATCGGCGGGGATCAGTGGCAAAGTGGCATTCGATTTAGCCACCACCTACGGCTTCCCAGTGGAATTGACCGCCGAAATTGCCGCCGAACAGGGACTCACTGTGGATATGGCGGGCTACGAACAGGAAATGACCAAACACCGGGAACTCTCCCGGGAAGGACAGGAAACGGTAGATGTCCTAGCGGCGAATCAATGGGTGGAATTAGCCGAGGAATTGGGGAAAACCGTATTTACAGGGTACTTAAATATTACCGGTACAACCACAGTACAAGGGATTTTACAAGCCGGGGAGCGGGTCAGTCGGTGTGATGCCACGGCTGGGGATGTGTTGGTGATTTTACAGGAAACCCCGTTCTATGCCGAATCCGGCGGTCAGGTGGGGGATACGGGCATCCTAACCAGTCCCGATGGCACGTTGCAATTCCGGGTGACGGATGTGCAAAAAAAAGCCGACCTGTGGGTGCATTACGGGCGGGTGGAACAGGGGGAATTAGCCGTCGGAATGTCGGTACAGGCGCAGGTGGATCGGTGGCGGCGGTATCGCACCCAAGCCCATCACACGGCTACCCATTTACTGCAAGCCGCATTACAAAAGCTGATTGACCCCCACATTGCCCAGGCGGGTTCTCTGGTGACGGCGGAACGCCTGCGGTTTGATTTCAATTGTTCCCGTCCCCTCACCCCGGCGGAATTGCAACAGTTGGAATGGCAAATCAACGTTTGGATTGCGGAAGCCCATCCGGCGCAGGTGTTGACCCTACCCTTGGCGGAGGCGAAGGCACGGGGGGCGATTGCCATGTTTGGGGAAAAGTACAGCGACCCGGTGCGGGTGATTGATATTCCTGGGGTTTCGATGGAATTGTGCGGCGGCACCCATGTCACCAACACGGCGGCAATTGGCTTATTTAAGATTGTGGCGGAAATGGGCATTGCCAGTGGTATTCGTCGGATTGAAGCGGTAGCGGGTTTAGGAGTTTTGGATTATCTAAACCAGCGGGATACGGTGGTGAAAGAGTTAACCGATTTATTCAAAATTAAGCCGGAAGAAATCACCCAAAGGGTGCGAGAATTGCAACAGGAATTGAAAGCCAAAACCAAACACATTGACCAACTAAACACCCAATTAGCCCGTTATCAAGCCCTGCAATTGCTCAACCAAACGGAAACGATTAATGGCTATCAATTACTCGTCGGTCAGTTGGGGCAGGTGGAAGGAGAAGCCCTGAAAAATGCCGCCCAGGAATTACTGCAAAAATTGGGCAAAGGGGCGGTGGTGTTGGGTTCAGTTCCTGCTACAGATAAAGTGACCTTGGTCGCCGCTTTTAGCCCGGAAGTGGTGCAGTTGGGGCTACAAGCCGGGCGATTGGTGGGGGATTTGGCAAAACGCTGTGGCGGTGGGGGTGGTGGCCGACCCAATTTCGCCCAAGCCGGGGGCAAAGACCCGCAGGGACTGCCGCAAGCCCTTGAGAAAGCCCGGCGGGAATTGCGGCAAAAACTCGCTGATCCTTCCAATAAGTAA
- a CDS encoding NAD(P)H-quinone oxidoreductase subunit 4 produces the protein MDTQIPWLTVAVLVPMGAALGMPFLPAKSGRTVRWYALGVGLLDFAWLVTGLWQGYDPALQGYQLVEQWAWLPQLGGHWAMAVDGLSLPLLVLGALVTTLAMAAAWRVEHRPRLFYALMLVLYGAQLGVFAAKDVLLFFLMWELELVPVYLLIAIWGGQQRQYAATKFILYTALGSVLILVGGLALAVAGSPFTWDMAVLRERSLPLGLEIFAYLAFLVAFGVKLPIFPFHTWLPFAHSEASAPVSMVLAGVLLKLGGYGLLRVNGQMLSQAHQFLAPMLVVLGVVNILYGALTAYSQTHLKKRLAYSSISHMGFVLVGLGSLHDWGLQGAMLQMVSHGLIAAVLFFLAGVAYERTHTLDMGQLGGLAPSAPRIFALFTAASFASLALPGMSGFISELSVFLGLVDAPYNALFKGVVVSLGAVGLILTPIYLLDALRRVFYGAPGAAVWTGTDANPRELFIALSLLVPVLWVGIYPRSLSDWSNPATTLMAAQWQTPAVMVAQPLAVPPVLFSTMHQEGVGLVGGQ, from the coding sequence ATGGACACACAGATTCCTTGGCTGACGGTGGCGGTGCTGGTTCCGATGGGGGCGGCACTAGGAATGCCTTTTTTGCCCGCCAAATCGGGGCGCACGGTACGCTGGTATGCGCTGGGGGTGGGTTTGTTGGATTTTGCTTGGTTGGTGACGGGGTTGTGGCAGGGCTATGACCCGGCGCTCCAGGGGTATCAGTTGGTGGAGCAGTGGGCGTGGTTGCCCCAGTTGGGTGGGCATTGGGCGATGGCGGTGGATGGGTTGTCCCTGCCGTTGCTGGTGCTGGGGGCGTTGGTGACCACGTTGGCGATGGCGGCGGCGTGGCGGGTGGAACACCGTCCCCGTTTGTTTTATGCCCTGATGTTGGTGCTGTACGGGGCGCAGTTGGGGGTGTTTGCGGCTAAGGATGTGCTGTTGTTTTTCCTGATGTGGGAGTTGGAGTTGGTGCCGGTGTATCTGTTGATTGCCATTTGGGGTGGGCAACAACGGCAGTATGCGGCGACCAAATTTATCCTTTACACGGCGCTGGGTTCGGTGCTGATTTTGGTGGGGGGGTTGGCGTTGGCGGTGGCGGGGAGTCCCTTCACCTGGGATATGGCGGTTTTGCGGGAGCGGTCTTTGCCCCTGGGGTTGGAGATTTTTGCCTATCTGGCGTTTTTGGTGGCTTTTGGGGTGAAATTGCCGATTTTCCCGTTCCATACCTGGTTGCCCTTTGCCCACAGTGAGGCTTCAGCGCCGGTTTCGATGGTGTTGGCGGGGGTGCTGTTGAAGTTGGGGGGCTATGGGTTACTGCGGGTGAATGGGCAGATGTTGTCCCAGGCGCACCAGTTTTTGGCGCCGATGTTGGTGGTGTTGGGGGTGGTGAATATCCTCTACGGGGCGTTGACCGCCTACAGCCAGACCCATCTGAAAAAACGGTTAGCCTATTCCTCGATTTCCCACATGGGGTTTGTGTTGGTGGGGTTGGGAAGCTTGCATGATTGGGGGTTGCAGGGGGCGATGTTGCAAATGGTGTCCCACGGGCTGATTGCCGCCGTGTTGTTTTTCCTGGCGGGGGTGGCCTACGAACGGACGCATACCCTGGACATGGGGCAGTTGGGGGGGTTGGCGCCATCCGCACCCCGGATTTTTGCCCTGTTTACGGCGGCGAGTTTTGCATCCTTGGCCTTGCCGGGGATGAGTGGCTTTATCAGCGAACTGTCGGTGTTTTTGGGGCTGGTGGATGCTCCCTACAATGCCCTGTTCAAAGGGGTGGTGGTCAGCTTGGGGGCGGTGGGGTTGATTCTCACGCCGATTTATCTGCTGGATGCCCTGCGGCGGGTGTTTTACGGGGCACCGGGGGCGGCGGTTTGGACGGGCACCGATGCCAATCCCCGGGAGTTGTTCATCGCCCTGAGTTTGCTGGTGCCGGTGCTGTGGGTGGGCATTTATCCCCGCAGTCTCAGCGATTGGTCGAATCCCGCCACAACCCTGATGGCGGCTCAATGGCAAACCCCGGCTGTCATGGTGGCACAACCCCTCGCCGTGCCGCCGGTGCTATTCTCGACGATGCACCAGGAGGGCGTTGGCCTGGTCGGTGGGCAGTAG
- a CDS encoding SDR family NAD(P)-dependent oxidoreductase yields MLAGQTVLVTGASSGIGLECARVLAPLGVRLLLVARRYERLMALAEELQTQYKASCFAQALDVRDRLGVQTWFEHLPPDWQNIDIVINNAGLSRGLDKLQDGDINDWEEMIDTNLKGLLYVTRLVLPGMIHRGRGHVVNIASIAGLAAYPGGNVYCATKAAVRILGDALKQDLLGTPVRVTTINPGLVDTEFSPVRFRGDTERAQQVYRGLTPLTGRDVAETVAFCLTRPPHVNIQELTLLPTDQANALLVHRRE; encoded by the coding sequence ATGCTGGCAGGACAAACGGTATTGGTCACGGGCGCCAGTAGCGGCATCGGGTTGGAATGCGCCCGGGTGTTGGCTCCTCTGGGGGTGCGGTTACTGCTGGTGGCACGGCGGTATGAGCGGTTGATGGCATTGGCAGAGGAATTACAAACGCAGTATAAAGCTTCCTGTTTCGCCCAAGCCTTGGATGTGCGGGATCGCCTGGGGGTGCAAACCTGGTTTGAGCATTTACCGCCCGACTGGCAAAATATTGATATTGTCATTAATAATGCAGGACTCAGCCGGGGATTAGACAAGCTCCAGGACGGGGATATAAACGACTGGGAGGAAATGATTGATACCAACCTCAAGGGCTTACTTTATGTGACCCGCCTGGTGCTACCGGGCATGATCCACCGGGGGCGGGGTCATGTGGTGAACATTGCTTCCATTGCCGGATTGGCCGCCTATCCGGGGGGGAATGTGTACTGTGCGACCAAGGCCGCCGTGCGGATTTTGGGGGATGCCCTGAAACAGGATTTGTTGGGGACACCGGTGCGGGTGACGACCATTAACCCCGGTCTGGTGGATACGGAATTTTCGCCGGTACGGTTTCGGGGGGACACCGAGCGGGCACAACAGGTCTATCGGGGGTTGACTCCCTTAACCGGGCGGGATGTGGCGGAGACGGTGGCCTTTTGCCTGACCCGTCCCCCCCATGTCAACATTCAGGAACTCACCCTACTGCCCACCGACCAGGCCAACGCCCTCCTGGTGCATCGTCGAGAATAG